A single window of Aspergillus flavus chromosome 4, complete sequence DNA harbors:
- a CDS encoding uncharacterized protein (the expression of this gene has been shown to be completely inhibited by thiamine as was observed for the schizosaccharomyces pombe nmt1, swiss-Prot accession number P36597), producing the protein MSTDKITFLTNWHATPYHAPLYLAQSKGYFKEEGLKVALLEPNDPSDVTEIIGSGKVDMGFKAMIHTLAAKARNFPVTSIGSLLDEPFTGVVYLKDSGITEDFRSLKGKKIGYVGEFGKIQIDELTKYYGMTADDYTAVRCGMNVTKAIIRGDIDAGIGLENVQMVELAEWLASQNRPRDDVQMLRIDQLAELGCCCFCSILYIANDAFLAANPEKVQKFMRAVKRATDYVLAEPAAAFEEYIDMKPIMGTPVNRKIFERSFAYFSRDLKNVSRDWAKVTNYGKRLGILDADFQPNYTNQYLSWTLDADSTDPLGDQKRMAELQKEVACEGGFKRLQVASSA; encoded by the exons ATGTCTACTGACAAGATTACCTTCCTCACCAACTG GCACGCGACGCCGTACCACGCTCCCCTGTACCTCGCTCAGAGCAAGGGTTACTTCAAGGAAGAAGGCCTGAAGGTTGCTCTGCTGGAGCCCAATGACCCCTCTGATGTCACTGAGATAATTGGTAGCGGTAAGGTTGACATGGGCTTCAAGGCCATGATCCATACTCTGGCT GCCAAGGCTCGTAACTTCCCTGTCACCTCGATTGGCTCTCTTCTTGACGAGCCTTTCACCGGTGTTGTGTACCTCAAGGATAGCGGAATCACTGAAGACTTCCGCTCCCTGAAGGGCAAGAAAATTGGCTATGTTGGAGAGTTCGGAAAG ATTCAAATCGACGAGCTCACCAAGTACTATGGCATGACTGCGGACGACTACACTGCCGTCCGTTGCGGCATGAACGTTACCAAGGCCATCATCCGCGGTGACATTGATGCCGGCATTGGCCTGGAGAATGTGCAGATGGTTGAACTGGCCGAGTGGCTGGCATCCCAGAACCGTCCCCGTGACGACGTTCAGATGCTCCGCATCGACCAGCTCGCCGAgcttggctgctgctgcttctgctccatCCTCTACATTGCCAACGATGCCTTCTTGGCCGCCAACCCCGAGAAGGTTCAGAAGTTCATGCGTGCTGTCAAGCGTGCAACGGACTACGTTCTCGCAGAGCCTGCAGCGGCCTTCGAAGAATACATTGACATGAAGCCCATCATGGGAACCCCTGTCAACCGTAAGATCTTCGAGCGGTCTTTCGCCTACTTCAGCCGTGACCTGAAGAACGTCAGTCGTGACTGGGCTAAGGTTACCAACTACGGAAAGCGTCTGGGTATCCTTGATGCCGACTTCCAGCCTAACTACACAAACCAGTACCTCTCCTGGACGTTGGACGCGGATTCGACCGACCCTCTGGGTGACCAGAAGCGTATGGCGGAACTGCAGAAGGAGGTTGCTTGCGAGGGTGGCTTCAAGCGTCTGCAGGTGGCCTCTAGCGCATAA
- a CDS encoding glycogen synthase, which yields MASEETGAEPPKRDVRNHMLFEVATEVANRVGGIYSVLKSKAPVTTAEYGERYTLIGPLNRASAAVEVEELTPSNPRMIETIKSMQERGIEVIYGRWLIEGAPRVLLIDTSTGYKFLDEWKGDLWNTAGIPSPAADTETNEAIVFGYLVAWFLGEVRLIDCTIFIAHERRVAVVAHFHEWLAGVALPLTKKRHMDLTTIFTTHATLLGRYLCAGSVDFYNHLQHFDVDAEAGKRGIYHRYCIERAAAHTADVFTTVSHITAFESEHLLKRKPDGVLPNGLNVKKFSAVHEFQNLHSQSKEKINDFVRGHFYGHNDFDLDNTLYLFTAGRYEFRNKGVDMFIESLARLNHRLKASGSKTTVVAFIIMPAQTTSLTVEALKGQAVVKSLRDTIEMIEKGIGKRMYERCLAWKEGDNMPDEKDLMASQDRVLLRRRLFAMKRHSLPPIVTHNMNNDHEDPILNQIRRVQLFNDPTDRVKIIFHPEFLNSSNPVLPLDYDDFVRGTHLGVFPSYYEPWGYTPAECTVMGVPSITTNLSGFGCYMEELIENSSDYGIYIVDRRMKGVDDSVNQLTDFMFNFALKSRRQRINQRNRTERLSDLLDWKRMGLEYVKARQLALRRAYPSSFGSGEDFYDIIGGTEQKISRPLSVPGSPRDRSGMMTPGDFASLQEVKEGLSTEDYIAWRLPGATDEDEPDDQYFPLTLRTKKTSDRPASPLDRISVNGGN from the exons ATGGCCAGTGAGGAGACTGGCGCCGAACCTCCCAAGCGGGATGTTCGCAACCATATGCTTTTCGAAGTTGCGACCGAGGTGGCTAATAGGGTGGGTGGAATTTACTCCGTCCTCAAGTCTAAAGCTCCCGTGACGACCGCCGAATATGGCGAGCGATACACTCTGATTGGACCCTTGAACCGTGCTTCAGCAGcggtggaggtggaagaATTGACTCCATCTAATCCTCGAATGATCGAGACGATCAAGTCGATGCAAGAACGTGGCATTGAGGTCATCTACGGTCGCTGGCTGATTGAAGGCGCTCCCCGGGTGCTTTTGATCGACACATCAACGGGATATAAATTCCTGGACGAGTGGAAAGGGGACCTGTGGAACACGGCGGGGATCCCATCACCGGCTGCAGACACCGAAACCAATGAAGCGATTGTCTTTGGATACCTGGTAGCATGGTTCCTGGGTGAAGTACGTTTGATAGACTGTACGATC TTCATCGCCCATGAAAGACGGGTTGCGGTGGTCGCCCATTTCCACGAGTGGCTTGCTGGGGTAGCCCTCCCGCTGACCAAGAAGCGACATATGGATCTCACCACAATTTTTACCACCCACGCAACTTTACTCGGTCGCTATCTCTGTGCGGGATCAGTGGACTTTTATAACCACCTACAGCACTTCGATGTGGATGCAGAGGCTGGTAAGCGTGGCATCTATCACCGGTACTGTATTGAGCGAGCCGCGGCGCACACGGCAGACGTCTTCACTACCGTCTCCCATATCACCGCGTTCGAAAGCGAGCATCTCCTGAAACGAAAGCCAGATGGAGTTCTGCCGAATGGGCTCAATGTCAAGAAGTTCTCCGCAGTGCATGAGTTCCAGAATCTACACTCACAATCCAAAGAGAAAATTAATGACTTCGTTCGGGGCCATTTCTATGGCCATAACGATTTCGATCTGGACAATACCCTGTACCTTTTCACGGCGGGACGCTATGAATTCCGGAACAAGGGCGTCGATATGTTCATCGAAAGCTTGGCTCGCCTGAACCATCGCTTAAAAGCCAGCGGCTCCAAAACTACCGTAGTTGCTTTCATCATCATGCCAGCCCAGACCACGTCTCTCACGGTCGAAGCCCTCAAGGGACAGGCTGTCGTCAAGTCCTTACGGGACACAATCGAGATGATCGAAAAGGGCATTGGAAAGCGAATGTACGAGCGTTGCCTTGCGTGGAAGGAAGGCGACAACATGCCGGATGAGAAGGACCTCATGGCCAGTCAAGATCGCGTGCTGTTGCGACGCAGGTTGTTTGCCATGAAGAGGCACTCTTTACCGCCGATCGTCACTCATAACATGAACAATGACCACGAAGACCCAATTTTGAACCAGATCCGCCGTGTTCAGCTGTTCAACGATCCAACCGACCGCGTTAAGATAATCTTTCACCCAGAGTTCCTCAACTCGTCGAACCCCGTGCTACCACTCGATTACGATGACTTTGTCCGCGGTACGCATCTTGGAGTCTTCCCATCATACTACGAGCCTTGGGGTTACACACCCGCTGAGTGCACTGTGATGGGTGTCCCCAGTATCACCACCAATCTGTCCGGTTTCGGTTGCTATATGGAGGAGTTAATCGAGAACTCATCCGACTACGGTATTTATATAGTGGATCGCCGAATGAAGGGTGTTGACGATTCCGTCAACCAGCTTACTGATTTCATGTTCAACTTTGCTCTGAAGAGCCGCCGCCAACGGATCAATCAACGTAACCGCACTGAGCGGTTGAGCGATCTGTTGGACTGGAAACGTATGGGATTAGAGTATGTCAAAGCGCGGCAGCTGGCTCTTCGGCGAG CCTACCCGTCTTCCTTTGGTAGCGGCGAAGACTTCTATGATATTATTGGAGGAACAGAACAGAAGATTTCACGACCGTTATCTGTCCCAGGGTCACCAAGGGATCGCTCGGGGATGATGACCCCTGGTGATTTTGCATCCCTGCAAGAAGTCAAAGAAGGACTGAGTACTGAGGACTATATCGCATGGCGGCTGCC TGGTGCaaccgatgaggatgaaccAGACGACCAATACTTCCCACTGACACTACGAACGAAAAAGACATCCGATCGACCCGCATCGCCGCTCGACCGCATATCAGTCAATGGTGGGAACTGA